In Vigna unguiculata cultivar IT97K-499-35 chromosome 3, ASM411807v1, whole genome shotgun sequence, a single genomic region encodes these proteins:
- the LOC114178669 gene encoding pentatricopeptide repeat-containing protein At2g15690, mitochondrial: MATLPLIQRARTKMISSSFKLRTHLIHGNHYTQTLTTKSLSTSALPHHYQRVPSHQNQPQSPSDPAHFQAQQWQQHQPQHFNPQTNQFPHHNHQPRQHNVPPPFPEHGGNHNQWNPQSPTPQNPNFQTPTSQNPNFRLSTSSNRWNNQNPATPNQWNPRTQGFPNPNQFQNQGNQLNNNQTSIQGQTSPAPPPPPSITDLTLLCKEGKVKEAIELMDKGVKADAGCFDLLFDLCGQSKSLEDAKKAHDHFLQSSFRSDLKLNNKVIEMYGNCKSMTDARRVFDHMPNRNMDSWLLMMRGYANNTNGDDALQLFEQMNELGLEITSETLLAVLSACASAEAVEDAYVHFESMKSKYGIEPGVEHYMGLLDVLGQSAYLKEAEEFIAKLPFEPTVTVWEKLKHYARVHGDVDLEDYVEELVVSLDPSKAVVNKIPTPPPKKYTAISMLDGRNRIIEYKNPTLYKDDEKLKALNGMKDAGYVPDTRYVLHDIDQEAKEQALLYHSERLAIAYGLISTPPRTPLRIIKNLRVCGDCHNAIKIMSRIVGRELIVRDNKRFHHFKDGKCSCGDYW; encoded by the coding sequence ATGGCGACATTACCATTAATTCAGCGTGCGCGCACAAAAATGATTTCTTCCTCCTTCAAGCTTCGGACACACCTTATCCATGGCAACCACTACACCCAAACTCTAACCACTAAATCTCTAAGCACCTCTGCACTTCCCCACCACTATCAAAGAGTCCCTTCCCACCAAAACCAACCACAATCACCTTCTGATCCTGCGCACTTTCAGGCTCAACAATGGCAGCAACATCAGCCTCAACATTTCAATCCACAGACCAATCAATTTCCTCACCATAACCATCAACCTCGTCAACACAATGTTCCTCCTCCATTTCCAGAACATGGTGGAAACCATAATCAGTGGAATCCTCAATCTCCAACCCctcaaaaccctaattttcaaACTCCCACTTCTCAAAATCCTAACTTTCGCCTATCCACTTCCTCCAATCGATGGAACAATCAAAACCCTGCTACCCCGAACCAGTGGAACCCTAGAACTCAGGGGTTCCCAAACCCTAACCAATTCCAAAACCAAGGCAACCAGCTGAACAATAATCAAACATCTATTCAAGGACAAACCTCCCCTGCTCCTCCACCGCCACCTTCAATCACTGATTTGACACTTTTGTGCAAAGAGGGGAAAGTTAAAGAAGCAATAGAGTTGATGGACAAAGGGGTCAAAGCTGATGCTGGTTGCTTCGATCTTCTGTTTGACTTGTGTGGCCAATCCAAGTCCCTTGAGGATGCTAAGAAGGCCCATGACCACTTTCTGCAGTCTTCTTTTAGGAGTGATCTCAAGCTGAACAACAAGGTGATTGAAATGTATGGGAATTGTAAAAGCATGACTGATGCACGTAGGGTGTTCGATCATATGCCCAACAGGAATATGGATTCTTGGCTCTTGATGATGCGGGGCTACGCAAATAATACCAATGGGGATGATGCCTTGCAGTTGTTTGAGCAGATGAATGAACTGGGTTTGGAGATCACTTCAGAGACTTTGCTTGCAGTGTTGTCAGCTTGTGCCAGTGCAGAGGCTGTGGAGGATGCTTACGTACATTTTGAGTCTATGAAAAGCAAGTATGGAATAGAGCCTGGGGTGGAGCACTACATGGGGCTTTTGGATGTTCTGGGACAATCTGCATATCTCAAGGAAGCTGAGGAGTTTATTGCCAAATTGCCATTTGAGCCCACTGTAACCGTATGGGAGAAACTGAAGCATTATGCTCGTGTTCATGGAGACGTTGATCTTGAAGACTATGTTGAAGAGTTGGTGGTTAGTCTTGACCCATCAAAGGCTGTTGTGAATAAGATCCCCACGCCACCTCCGAAGAAGTATACTGCAATTAGCATGCTTGATGGAAGGAACAGAATTATTGAGTATAAGAATCCTACTCTTTACAAGGATGATGAAAAGTTGAAGGCCTTGAATGGGATGAAAGATGCGGGATATGTTCCTGATACAAGATATGTTCTTCATGACATTGATCAAGAAGCAAAGGAGCAAGCCTTGCTCTACCACAGTGAACGTTTAGCAATTGCCTATGGCCTTATTAGTACTCCACCAAGAACACCTCTTAGAATCATCAAGAACCTTCGTGTCTGTGGTGACTGCCACAATGCCATCAAGATCATGTCCAGGATTGTTGGGAGGGAATTAATTGTCAGAGATAACAAAAGGTTTCACCATTTCAAGGATGGAAAATGCTCTTGTGGGGATTACTGGTGA